A genome region from Arachis duranensis cultivar V14167 chromosome 6, aradu.V14167.gnm2.J7QH, whole genome shotgun sequence includes the following:
- the LOC107492946 gene encoding probable galactinol--sucrose galactosyltransferase 2 produces the protein MTQRMGKCGRDVPLETQFMLIESNGNEIDEDNSATIYIVMLPLLEGQFRAVLQGNDKNELEICLESGDKDVVTRQGLNLVYIHAGTNPFEVINQAVKAVENRMQTFSHREKKRLPSFVDWFGWCTWDAFYTDVTADGVEEGLKSLSDGGTPPRFIIIDDGWQQIESEPNEADDCVVQEGAQFATRLTGIKENAKFQKKNEQNNEQDLGLKHVVDEAKKNYNVKNIYVWHALAGYWGGVKPAAEGMEHYESALAYPVQSPGILGNQPDIVMDSLAVHGLGLVHPKKVFDFYNDLHAYLASCGVDGVKVDVQNIIETLGAGHGGRVMLTRSYHHALEASIAHNFPDNGCIACMCHNTDSLYSSKQTAVVRASDDFYPHDPASHTIHVSSVAYNTLFLGEFMQPDWDMFHSLHPAAEYHAAARAIGGCPIYVSDKPGNHDFDLLKKLVLPDGSVLRAQLPGRPTLDCLFADPARDGTSLLKIWNLNKYSGVVGAFNCQGAGWCRVEKRIRIHDASPGTLSSFVSASDVDLIAQVAGAGWRGDVIAYAYRSGDIIRLSNGTSVPVILNVLEYELFHFCPVEEITSSISFAAIGLLDMFNTGGAVEQVEIHKVSENNMELYDDEASSEVTNDPSSNRSAAAAAATMSLKVRGSGRFGVYSSQRPLKCTVGGAKTEFKYDLDTGLTTFSIPVPDEEMYKWSIQIQV, from the exons ATGACCCAGAGGATGGGAAAATGTGGAAGGGATGTCCCCCTTGAGACACAATTTATGCTCATTGAGAGCAATGGCAATGAGATTGACGAAGACAATTCTGCAACAATCTACATTGTTATGCTTCCTCTCCTTGAAGGCCAATTCCGTGCCGTCCTGCAAGGCAACGACAAGAACGAGCTGGAGATTTGTTTGGAGAGTG GAGACAAGGATGTTGTTACCAGGCAAGGCCTTAACCTTGTCTACATCCATGCTGGAACGAACCCCTTCGAAGTTATCAATCAGGCTGTGAA GGCCGTGGAAAACCGCATGCAAACTTTCTCTCATCGCGAGAAGAAAAGG TTGCCATCTTTTGTTGACTGGTTTGGCTGGTGTACATGGGATGCTTTCTATACTGATGTTACTGCCGACGGTGTTGAAGAAGGCCTGAAAAG TCTATCAGACGGAGGTACACCGCCACGGTTCATCATCATAGATGACGGTTGGCAACAGATTGAAAGTGAACCAAACGAAGCTGATGATTGCGTCGTACAAGAAGGAGCACA GTTTGCTACTAGGTTGACTGGTATAAAAGAAAATGCCAAATTCCAAAAGAAGAATGAACAGAACAATGAACAAGACTTAGGCCTGAAGCATGTCGTAGATGAAGCAAAGAAAAATTACAACGTGAA AAATATTTATGTATGGCATGCTCTAGCTGGTTATTGGGGTGGAGTGAAGCCAGCAGCAGAAGGGATGGAGCACTATGAAAGTGCATTGGCCTATCCAGTACAGTCTCCCGGCATACTCGGGAACCAACCCGACATCGTCATGGACAGCCTAGCTGTCCATGGCCTTGGTCTAGTGCACCCAAAGAAGGTCTTCGATTTCTACAATGATCTCCATGCTTACTTGGCTTCATGTGGAGTAGATGGAGTAAAGGTTGATGTTCAGAACATCATTGAGACCCTTGGTGCTGGACACGGCGGCAGAGTCATGCTCACACGCAGCTATCATCATGCACTCGAGGCTTCAATTGCTCATAACTTTCCTGATAATGGATGCATCGCTTGTATGTGTCACAACACTGATAGCCTCTATAGTTCTAAGCAGACTGCTGTTGTGAGAGCATCCGATGATTTTTACCCGCATGATCCGGCCTCTCATACCATCCATGTTTCATCTGTAGCATACAACACACTTTTCCTTGGAGAATTCATGCAGCCAGACTGGGACATGTTTCAT AGTTTACATCCAGCAGCTGAGTATCACGCCGCAGCTCGCGCAATTGGTGGATGTCCAATCTATGTTAG TGACAAGCCAGGCAACCACGACTTTGATCTTCTTAAGAAGCTGGTTCTCCCTGATGGTTCAGTTCTCCGTGCTCAGTTACCCGGAAGGCCCACCCTCGATTGCCTCTTCGCCGATCCTGCAAGAGATGGGACGAG CTTACTCAAAATATGGAACTTGAACAAATACTCTGGAGTAGTGGGTGCATTTAACTGCCAAGGTGCTGGATGGTGTAGGGTAGAGAAGAGAATCCGCATCCATGATGCATCTCCTGGCACTCTCTCCAGCTTCGTTAGTGCCTCTGATGTCGATCTCATAGCTCAAGTCGCTGGTGCTGGTTGGCGTGGAGATGTTATTGCCTATGCTTACAGATCAG GTGACATAATTCGGCTATCAAATGGTACTTCAGTTCCGGTGATATTAAATGTTCTGGAGTATGAGCTGTTCCATTTCTGTCCTGTGGAG GAAATTACCTCAAGTATCTCGTTTGCAGCAATAGGACTTTTGGACATGTTCAACACTGGAGGAGCTGTGGAGCAAGTTGAAATCCATAAAGTTTCTGAGAACAACATGGAACTATATGATGATGAGGCTTCATCTGAAGTGACCAATGATCCGAGTTCTAACCgatcagcagcagcagcagcagcaactaTGTCTCTGAAAGTGAGGGGAAGTGGGAGATTTGGTGTATACTCCTCCCAACGGCCATTAAAGTGCACCGTCGGCGGAGCCAAAACCGAGTTCAAGTATGACTTGGATACTGGGTTGACAACATTTTCTATCCCAGTTCCTGATGAGGAGATGTATAAATGGTCAATACAGATCCAAGTTTGA